A genomic stretch from Edaphobacter aggregans includes:
- a CDS encoding EamA family transporter — MDMLLHGNALLALAAAVLWGGGDFSGGMGAKTAGGTMGAALRVVLLSHVCSFSVLLAIELLRGDPFPHGAALWWGLTAGVMGGLSLTAFYVALSRGAMGASAAVSGLLAAAIPAGVSIAGEGSPGVLRMVGFVVAGLAIWLIAAGDNPEAVPASAGTVWLAVLAGAGFGVYFVALKFAGAAGVIWPMATARMGSLSVCSVMLIATMLFGSDEVKRGRLTRVAMLWAMGTALLDTSGNLLFIAATRAGRLDVAAVLASLYPASTILLAAWTLHERPTRRQGVGMVVAAAAVVMITL; from the coding sequence ATGGATATGCTGCTGCATGGGAATGCCCTGCTAGCGCTGGCGGCTGCTGTGCTTTGGGGCGGTGGGGATTTTTCGGGCGGCATGGGGGCGAAGACCGCCGGAGGCACGATGGGGGCCGCGCTGCGGGTGGTTTTGCTGAGCCATGTTTGCAGTTTTAGCGTGCTGCTGGCGATCGAGTTGTTGCGGGGCGATCCGTTTCCGCATGGTGCGGCTTTGTGGTGGGGCTTGACCGCTGGGGTGATGGGCGGGCTTTCACTGACTGCTTTCTATGTGGCGCTGTCGCGGGGAGCGATGGGGGCTTCTGCAGCAGTGAGCGGGTTGCTGGCGGCGGCGATTCCGGCAGGGGTTTCGATCGCAGGGGAGGGGTCGCCGGGAGTGCTGCGCATGGTGGGTTTTGTGGTGGCGGGGCTGGCGATCTGGCTGATTGCGGCGGGGGATAATCCGGAGGCTGTGCCGGCTTCGGCGGGTACGGTTTGGCTGGCGGTGCTGGCGGGAGCGGGATTCGGAGTTTATTTTGTTGCGCTGAAGTTTGCCGGAGCGGCGGGGGTGATCTGGCCGATGGCTACGGCCAGGATGGGGAGTTTGAGCGTCTGCTCGGTGATGCTGATTGCCACGATGCTGTTTGGGTCGGATGAGGTGAAGCGGGGGCGACTGACGCGGGTCGCGATGCTTTGGGCGATGGGGACGGCTCTGCTGGATACTTCGGGGAATTTGTTGTTTATTGCAGCGACGCGGGCGGGGCGGCTGGATGTTGCGGCTGTGCTGGCTTCGCTTTATCCGGCCTCGACTATTTTGCTGGCGGCCTGGACGCTGCATGAACGGCCTACTCGGCGGCAGGGGGTGGGGATGGTGGTTGCGGCGGCTGCTGTGGTGATGATTACGCTTTAG
- a CDS encoding VWA domain-containing protein has translation MAGALACMVLGQPAQQTAAQDVAQQSIPDAPRPQGLPVTGTRPGMGTTATSNGDEAPDPQQPTAPTTSLPQTKPTASNPDEGAAPEVPAAGQGAKAFTLPSIQVNLVEVPFTVKDKSGKLVPGLTWRDVRVYENGLRQQMRLFTVDPWPLSVAVVIDQSLTVDNMAKVNAAMTALSDAFSPYDEVAVFTYNNGPQMRTPFTAGQSDRLKFVLDSSRTTGREPLQPLGGPLAQTIVRNDQQFDPNTSANRNRASMQINPPREVHTLNDAILAAAIATSKAGKGRRRVVYVISDGKEYGSQAKYKDVVKYLQTNKVAVYGTLVGDSSLPVVGYLDKIHLPLMMKDNLLPAYASETGGYFDAEFRQKGIEQSFARITEEARNQYTIGYYTHEPFIDGKYRPIEVKVLKPGLNVIAKKGYFPSATDIKPANPVTPQ, from the coding sequence TTGGCAGGTGCTTTGGCGTGCATGGTGCTTGGGCAGCCTGCTCAGCAGACGGCGGCGCAGGATGTAGCGCAGCAGTCGATCCCTGATGCTCCGAGGCCGCAGGGCTTACCCGTTACAGGAACCAGGCCGGGTATGGGTACGACGGCGACTTCAAATGGGGATGAGGCGCCGGATCCGCAACAGCCAACCGCACCGACGACCAGTCTGCCGCAAACCAAGCCAACTGCCTCGAATCCCGATGAGGGTGCCGCGCCGGAGGTTCCGGCGGCGGGTCAGGGCGCGAAGGCGTTTACGCTGCCGTCGATCCAGGTCAACCTGGTCGAAGTGCCGTTTACGGTGAAGGACAAGAGTGGCAAGCTGGTGCCGGGACTGACCTGGCGCGATGTTCGGGTCTATGAAAATGGACTGCGTCAACAGATGAGGCTCTTTACCGTGGATCCATGGCCGCTGTCGGTGGCGGTGGTGATCGATCAGAGCCTGACCGTCGACAACATGGCCAAGGTGAACGCGGCCATGACCGCGCTGTCGGATGCGTTTTCACCCTATGACGAGGTTGCGGTCTTTACCTACAACAATGGGCCGCAGATGCGTACACCTTTCACGGCGGGCCAGAGTGATCGGTTGAAGTTCGTGCTGGATTCATCGAGGACGACGGGGCGCGAACCACTGCAACCGCTGGGTGGACCGCTGGCGCAGACAATTGTGCGTAACGACCAGCAATTTGATCCGAATACGTCTGCGAACCGGAACCGCGCGAGCATGCAGATCAATCCGCCCAGAGAGGTTCACACGCTGAACGACGCTATTCTGGCCGCTGCAATCGCCACGTCGAAGGCAGGTAAAGGACGGCGGCGCGTGGTCTATGTGATCAGCGACGGTAAAGAGTATGGCAGCCAGGCGAAGTATAAGGATGTGGTGAAGTATCTGCAGACGAACAAGGTTGCCGTGTATGGGACTCTGGTGGGCGACTCTTCCCTGCCGGTGGTGGGCTATCTCGACAAGATCCACCTGCCGCTGATGATGAAGGACAACCTGCTTCCGGCTTATGCGAGCGAGACGGGCGGGTACTTTGACGCTGAGTTCCGACAGAAGGGCATCGAGCAGAGCTTTGCACGGATTACGGAAGAGGCTCGGAACCAGTACACGATCGGGTATTACACGCACGAGCCGTTCATCGATGGGAAGTATCGTCCGATCGAGGTCAAGGTGCTGAAGCCGGGCCTCAATGTCATCGCGAAAAAAGGCTATTTCCCGTCGGCCACAGATATAAAACCGGCGAATCCGGTTACGCCCCAGTAG
- a CDS encoding VWA domain-containing protein, whose translation MRPSVLAAATLCLSLIPVLRAQEAPSPGGPPPASEAAPQPIAGLDTETLKVNVNLVNVYFSVRDKEGYITNLKKQDCSIFEDKALQKTKNFTQEKNLPLTIGMLLDTSGSQINVLPLEQEAGAEFLRDVITPKDEAFLMSFDINVDLLADYTNSPREIKRAMDKAQINTGAGTGSVTGNSNPRGTLLFDAVYLASNDKLRQEAGRKILILLTDGGDQGSQETLKTATEAAQKANAIVYVILIADRGFYGGFGINLADSGAADMERLAKDTGGRVINVGNNGKKLQDAFNQIQDELRTQYLASYTPLNLKADGTFRNLNITCQPGQKVQARKGYYAIADSPDNN comes from the coding sequence ATGCGCCCCTCCGTGCTCGCCGCTGCGACTCTCTGCCTCTCCCTCATCCCCGTCCTCCGCGCACAGGAGGCCCCCTCCCCCGGCGGCCCACCCCCTGCCAGCGAAGCTGCCCCTCAGCCCATCGCAGGCCTCGATACCGAAACTCTCAAGGTCAACGTCAACCTCGTCAACGTCTACTTCTCCGTTCGCGACAAAGAGGGATACATCACCAACCTCAAAAAACAGGACTGCAGCATCTTTGAGGACAAGGCCCTCCAGAAGACCAAGAACTTCACCCAGGAAAAAAACCTTCCCCTCACCATCGGCATGCTCCTCGACACCAGCGGAAGTCAGATAAACGTCCTTCCCTTGGAGCAGGAAGCGGGAGCCGAGTTCCTCCGCGACGTCATTACCCCAAAGGACGAAGCCTTCCTTATGTCCTTTGATATCAACGTAGATCTCCTCGCCGACTACACCAACAGTCCCCGCGAGATCAAGCGCGCCATGGACAAAGCCCAGATCAACACCGGCGCCGGCACCGGCTCCGTCACCGGCAACAGCAACCCCCGTGGAACCCTGCTCTTCGACGCCGTCTACCTCGCATCCAATGACAAGCTCCGTCAAGAAGCCGGTCGCAAGATCCTCATCCTCCTCACCGACGGCGGAGATCAGGGCTCTCAAGAAACGTTGAAGACCGCTACCGAAGCCGCCCAGAAGGCCAACGCCATCGTCTATGTCATCCTCATAGCCGACCGCGGCTTCTACGGCGGCTTTGGCATCAACCTCGCCGACTCTGGCGCCGCCGACATGGAGCGTCTCGCCAAAGACACCGGCGGCCGCGTCATCAACGTAGGCAACAACGGCAAAAAGCTCCAGGACGCCTTCAACCAGATTCAGGACGAGCTCCGCACCCAATACCTCGCCAGCTACACCCCCCTCAACCTCAAGGCCGACGGCACCTTCCGCAATCTCAACATCACCTGCCAGCCCGGCCAGAAGGTCCAGGCCCGCAAGGGCTACTACGCCATAGCCGACAGTCCCGACAACAACTGA
- a CDS encoding HisA/HisF-related TIM barrel protein, producing MLIPSIDLMGGRIVQLVQGEKLKLAFDDFEYWIERFSKYPVVQLIDLDAAMRQGENRALIEMICKRLPCQVGGGLRTAADGRALLDAGAKRVIYGSSLFGAAAEGEVRRHKLIRLEFAEELKKTLGEEALVFSVDTKGGQVAVKGWKDSVALTPEEAVTWLEDYCAAFLYTHVDTEGTMTGFPIDVAAILRATTAKQLIVAGGVKERAEVDALDAMGVDAVAGMAVYSGAMEA from the coding sequence ATGTTGATACCTTCGATTGATTTGATGGGTGGGCGGATCGTGCAGCTGGTTCAGGGTGAGAAGCTGAAGCTCGCTTTTGATGATTTTGAGTATTGGATTGAACGGTTTTCGAAGTATCCGGTGGTGCAGTTGATCGATCTGGATGCGGCTATGCGGCAGGGGGAGAATCGGGCGCTGATTGAGATGATCTGCAAAAGGCTGCCTTGCCAGGTGGGCGGGGGGTTGCGGACTGCGGCGGATGGGCGGGCGCTGCTCGATGCGGGGGCTAAGCGGGTGATCTATGGGTCGAGTTTGTTTGGGGCTGCGGCAGAGGGTGAGGTGCGGCGGCACAAGTTGATCAGGCTGGAGTTTGCGGAGGAGTTGAAGAAGACTTTGGGAGAGGAAGCGTTGGTGTTCAGCGTGGATACGAAGGGTGGGCAGGTGGCTGTGAAGGGGTGGAAGGATTCGGTTGCGCTTACGCCGGAAGAGGCTGTGACGTGGCTGGAGGATTATTGCGCTGCGTTTTTGTATACGCATGTTGATACGGAGGGGACGATGACCGGGTTTCCGATTGATGTGGCGGCGATTTTGCGGGCTACTACGGCGAAGCAGTTGATTGTGGCGGGGGGAGTCAAGGAGCGGGCTGAGGTGGATGCTCTGGATGCTATGGGGGTGGATGCCGTGGCGGGGATGGCGGTTTATTCGGGGGCAATGGAGGCTTGA
- the hisF gene encoding imidazole glycerol phosphate synthase subunit HisF, which translates to MLTKRIIACLDVRDGRVVKGVQFVDIVDAGDPAELAHRHAAAGADEIVLLDITATHEGRGTLLDTVKRTAAALFVPFTVGGGIRSPEDAAAVFDAGADKVSINSSAIARPELIGEIGGSFGAQAVIVAIDARRGSLGVEDAEVYVSGGRKPTGRRVVDWAREAEERGAGEILLTSMNTDGMRSGFDCELTAAVSGAVQIPVIASGGAGSAAHFVDVFGRGRADAALAASIFHFGVTDSQELKGELQRAGVSVRLPC; encoded by the coding sequence ATGCTAACAAAGAGGATTATTGCTTGTCTGGATGTTCGCGATGGTCGCGTGGTGAAGGGTGTTCAGTTTGTGGACATCGTGGATGCGGGTGATCCGGCTGAGTTGGCGCATCGTCATGCGGCGGCGGGGGCCGATGAAATTGTGTTGCTGGATATTACTGCTACGCATGAGGGGCGCGGGACGCTGCTCGATACGGTGAAGCGGACGGCGGCGGCGTTGTTTGTACCGTTTACGGTGGGCGGGGGGATCAGGAGTCCGGAGGATGCGGCGGCGGTGTTCGATGCGGGGGCCGATAAGGTGAGTATCAACTCGAGTGCGATTGCGCGGCCGGAGTTGATTGGGGAGATTGGCGGGAGCTTTGGGGCGCAGGCGGTGATTGTGGCGATCGATGCTCGGCGGGGGTCGCTAGGTGTAGAGGATGCTGAGGTTTATGTGAGTGGCGGGCGGAAGCCGACTGGGCGGCGGGTGGTGGATTGGGCTCGTGAGGCGGAGGAGCGTGGGGCGGGGGAGATTTTGCTGACCAGCATGAATACGGATGGGATGCGGAGTGGGTTTGATTGTGAGTTGACGGCGGCGGTTTCAGGCGCGGTGCAGATTCCGGTGATTGCCTCGGGCGGCGCGGGAAGTGCGGCTCACTTTGTGGATGTGTTTGGGCGTGGGCGAGCGGATGCCGCTTTGGCGGCTAGTATCTTTCACTTTGGGGTTACGGATTCCCAGGAGTTGAAGGGGGAGTTGCAGCGGGCTGGGGTTAGTGTGAGGTTGCCTTGCTGA
- a CDS encoding YcxB family protein, with the protein MIENPEISIDYSLSYREFVAGQKLAVRQSIPILLFHILARYIALAVALLLVAMALINLFNGHGSTVPPIIPLIFLFFLMPSAIWISWRYSYKRLKLTPSQPPQMTFQSDKTSFARQIHMMGDLTWLWSATHSIAQNKRVVIIAARKGAYIIIPRRVVTDLQIARLKDLLRENKEPSC; encoded by the coding sequence GTGATCGAGAACCCAGAGATATCAATTGATTACTCGCTAAGCTATCGCGAGTTCGTCGCAGGCCAGAAGTTAGCTGTAAGGCAAAGCATTCCTATTCTGCTCTTCCATATACTGGCCCGCTATATTGCTCTAGCGGTAGCCTTACTGCTTGTGGCCATGGCCTTGATTAATCTCTTCAACGGCCACGGATCTACGGTCCCGCCAATCATTCCCCTTATCTTCCTGTTCTTTCTCATGCCATCCGCTATTTGGATTAGCTGGCGTTATAGCTACAAACGATTGAAGCTGACTCCTTCACAGCCTCCGCAAATGACCTTCCAATCGGATAAAACTTCGTTTGCACGCCAGATACACATGATGGGCGATCTGACATGGCTCTGGTCGGCGACGCATAGTATTGCTCAAAACAAGAGGGTCGTGATCATAGCTGCACGTAAAGGCGCTTACATTATCATCCCGCGTCGTGTAGTCACCGACTTGCAAATTGCGCGGTTGAAAGATCTGTTACGTGAGAACAAGGAACCATCATGCTAA
- a CDS encoding biotin/lipoyl-containing protein, whose translation MPFLYELMLDENEPEYTVVQHLVPPGTLVGTGQAVAVLSDGKMEFHLPAPKQGLLVAWFAEDGAKVDASRPIARIVCEGAEVAVPTVVPSRLG comes from the coding sequence ATGCCTTTTCTTTATGAGTTGATGCTGGATGAGAATGAGCCGGAGTATACGGTGGTGCAGCATCTGGTTCCTCCGGGGACGCTGGTGGGAACGGGGCAGGCTGTGGCTGTGCTGTCGGATGGGAAGATGGAGTTTCATCTGCCTGCTCCGAAGCAGGGTTTGCTGGTGGCTTGGTTCGCAGAGGATGGTGCGAAGGTTGATGCTTCGCGGCCGATTGCTCGGATTGTTTGTGAAGGGGCGGAGGTTGCGGTACCGACGGTTGTACCGTCGAGGCTAGGATAA
- the hisH gene encoding imidazole glycerol phosphate synthase subunit HisH, whose protein sequence is MIAVIDYKAGNLTSVVKALRYLGAETQVTQDPEVVRSASKVVLPGVGHFQATRLLTDLGLTEAVRESVAKGAWFLGVCVGLQWLFEGSTEAPGVAGLGHFAGMCERFPALFEGAELKSPHVGWNSLEGVRADSRLLRGVEDGGFVYYTHSWRAPVVHETAAVTNYGGVFTGVVERENVMGVQFHPEKSSAVGLQVLKNFVEL, encoded by the coding sequence ATGATTGCTGTGATTGATTACAAGGCGGGGAATCTTACTAGCGTGGTGAAGGCGCTGCGCTATCTGGGGGCTGAGACGCAGGTGACTCAGGATCCGGAGGTGGTGCGATCAGCGTCTAAGGTGGTGCTGCCGGGGGTGGGGCACTTTCAGGCTACGCGGTTGCTGACTGATCTTGGGTTGACGGAGGCTGTTCGGGAGAGTGTGGCTAAGGGGGCTTGGTTTCTGGGGGTTTGTGTTGGGTTGCAGTGGTTGTTTGAGGGGTCTACGGAGGCTCCGGGGGTTGCGGGGTTGGGGCACTTTGCGGGGATGTGTGAGCGCTTCCCTGCTCTGTTTGAGGGTGCAGAGTTGAAGTCTCCGCATGTGGGTTGGAATTCGCTGGAGGGGGTAAGGGCGGATTCTCGGTTGCTGCGTGGCGTGGAGGATGGTGGGTTTGTTTATTACACGCACTCGTGGCGGGCTCCCGTGGTTCATGAAACTGCGGCGGTTACGAATTATGGAGGAGTGTTTACGGGAGTGGTCGAGAGGGAGAATGTGATGGGGGTTCAGTTCCATCCGGAGAAGTCGAGCGCTGTGGGTTTACAGGTTTTGAAGAACTTTGTGGAGTTGTGA